Proteins encoded within one genomic window of Oryza brachyantha chromosome 7, ObraRS2, whole genome shotgun sequence:
- the LOC102709475 gene encoding zinc finger AN1 and C2H2 domain-containing stress-associated protein 16 — MGTPEFPNLGRHCSVGDCNQIDFLPFTCDRCDHVFCLQHRSYTSHKCPNADQKDVTVLICPLCAKGVRLNPNEDPNITWDSHVNTDCDPSNYQKVTKKKKCPVPGCRETLTFSNTIRCKDCTKEHCLKHRFGPDHKCPGPRKPDSTFPFGNMLRRSQKAEPRSNSSSNNSSSWWSSSLLTVASNFKSSAEAGMQKLSTATTQAIQKAKDGISTGSSSSSSSGDLVEQCVQCPARFPTVGALIEHCEKSHQSNSQPNRSRVTVDVCPKCSKAFRDPVLLVEHVERDHGGTSRA, encoded by the exons ATGGGGACGCCGGAGTTCCCGAACCTGGGGCGGCACTGCAGCGTCGGCGACTGCAACCAGATCGACTTCCTGCCCTTCACCTGCGACCGCTGCGACCAC GTCTTTTGCCTTCAGCACCGAAGCTATACATCGCATAAGTGCCCGAATGCAGATCAGAAAGATGTGACTGTCCTTATCTGCCCACTCTGTGCTAAAGGAGTTCGTCTCAATCCAAATGAAGATCCCAACATCACCTGGGACTCCCATGTCAATACTGACTGTGATCCATCAAATTACCAGAAAGTAACGAAGAAAAAGAAGTGCCCAGTGCCTGGGTGTAGAGAAACATtgacattttcaaatacaatCAGATGCAAAGATTGCACCAAAGAACACTGCCTGAAGCACAGATTTGGGCCTGATCACAAGTGCCCTGGACCAAGAAAACCAGATTCTACATTCCCCTTCGGAAATATGCTCAGGAGAAGTCAGAAGGCAGAGCCACGTTCAAACAGCAGTAGCAATAATAGTTCATCCTGGTGGAGCTCTAGCCTGCTTACCGTAGCATCCAATTTCAAATCATCTGCTGAAGCTGGGATGCAAAAGTTGAGCACAGCAACCACCCAAGCCATCCAGAAGGCTAAGGATGGGATATCaacaggcagcagcagcagcagcagcagtggtgATCTTGTGGAGCAATGTGTTCAATGCCCAGCGAGATTTCCCACCGTGGGGGCCTTAATCGAGCACTGCGAGAAGTCCCATCAGAGCAACTCGCAACCAAATCGCAGCAGAGTGACGGTTGATGTTTGCCCGAAATGCAGCAAGGCGTTTCGAGATCCAGTGTTGCTTGTGGAGCATGTTGAGAGGGACCATGGAGGAACTTCGAGAGCGTAG